From a region of the Emcibacter sp. SYSU 3D8 genome:
- a CDS encoding site-2 protease family protein, with protein sequence MNETLYLISAAIIPVVLAITVHEVAHGFVARQHGDDTAARAGRLTLNPLRHVDPFGTVLLPGILLLTGLPPFGFAKPVPVNFMNLENPKRDMVWVAAAGPAVNLFMAIGWAILSNLGAYMSGDLQIWFADMAQIGIAANVVLMVFNMIPLPPLDGGRVAVGLLPHALARPLAQTERYGLLIIFGLLLVPSLINAAFGTNWHPVWAIIQPVVKFLYTAIDKMFLFV encoded by the coding sequence ATGAATGAAACCCTCTATCTGATCTCGGCCGCCATTATCCCCGTAGTGCTGGCGATCACCGTGCACGAGGTCGCGCACGGCTTCGTCGCCCGGCAGCACGGCGACGATACCGCCGCGCGGGCAGGGCGGCTTACGCTCAATCCGCTGCGCCATGTGGACCCTTTCGGCACCGTCCTGCTGCCGGGAATACTGCTGCTCACCGGCTTGCCGCCTTTCGGCTTCGCCAAGCCGGTGCCGGTGAATTTCATGAACCTCGAAAATCCCAAGCGCGACATGGTGTGGGTGGCGGCGGCCGGGCCGGCCGTGAACCTTTTCATGGCCATTGGCTGGGCGATCCTGTCGAATCTGGGGGCCTACATGTCCGGCGACCTCCAGATCTGGTTCGCCGACATGGCGCAGATCGGCATCGCGGCCAATGTGGTGCTCATGGTGTTCAACATGATCCCGTTGCCGCCGCTGGACGGGGGACGGGTGGCGGTGGGGTTGCTGCCTCATGCACTGGCCAGGCCGCTGGCGCAGACGGAAAGATATGGCCTGCTCATCATCTTCGGCCTGCTCCTCGTGCCGTCGCTGATCAATGCCGCGTTCGGCACCAATTGGCACCCGGTGTGGGCAATCATCCAACCGGTGGTGAAATTCCTGTATACTGCGATCGACAAGATGTTCCTGTTCGTCTGA